One region of Culex pipiens pallens isolate TS chromosome 2, TS_CPP_V2, whole genome shotgun sequence genomic DNA includes:
- the LOC120415117 gene encoding retinoid-inducible serine carboxypeptidase-like has translation MFSTIVLCILGFIFILRNLIVLGDLHGFGPGKQSWDFVEVRPGAHMFYWLYYTTASDEDYSERPLIIWLQGGPGGSSTGYGNFAEIGPLHVDLRPRQHSWVNRFNVLFIDNPVGAGFSYVEEPVLFAKNNAEIAGDLVHFMMEFYQVHPEFSKSPLHVFSQSYGGKMAAEFALNLDRAIKEGRIDCDLRSVALGAPWISPEDSVLSWGDFLLNLGFVDTKGHFVIQSTAEDIQDLIRSNQHRRATEVWRSLESIILNETFGIDCYNVLLPQKFGGVEKRSVGDDDREDLIIGETSHYHLNPPQTKLERLMRGTVSETLQIPAHVRWGSQREQVFEAIAEDFMKPVTSTVELLLNSTDLDVIVYTGQLDLVVCTPGTVRWVENLRWPGREDYLAAPRVGMGSLGILEGYEKRFDRLAMYWINRAGHMAPIDNPNAMQYILDKHVGA, from the exons ATGTTTTCAACGATTGTGTTGTGTATCTTGGGATTTATCTTCATATTAAGGAATCTAATTGTGCTTGGAG ATTTGCACGGATTCGGCCCGGGCAAGCAGTCCTGGGACTTTGTCGAGGTTCGACCCGGTGCGCACATGTTTTACTGGCTGTATTACACGACGGCCAGCGATGAAGACTACTCCGAGCGGCCGCTCATCATCTGGCTGCAGGGTGGCCCCGGAGGTTCCTCCACCGGATACGGGAACTTTGCCGAGATCGGTCCGCTGCACGTGGACCTACGTCCCCGGCAACACTCATGG GTGAACCGTTTCAACGTTTTGTTCATCGACAACCCGGTTGGGGCCGGCTTCAGTTACGTGGAAGAACCTGTGCTGTTTGCCAAGAACAACGCGGAGATCGCTGGCGATCTTGTGCACTTTATGATGGAGTTTTATCAGGTCCATCCGGAATTTTCGAAAAGTCCGTTGCACGTGTTCTCGCAGAGTTATGGCGGGAAAATGGCTGCTGAATTCGCGCTGAATTTAGATCGCGCCATAAAGGAGGGCCGAATTGACTGCGATCTGCGGTCGGTGGCGCTGGGAGCACCGTGGATCTCTCCCGAGGATTCGGTACTGTCGTGGGGTGATTTCTTGCTTAATTTAGGTTTTGTGGACACCAAGGGGCACTTCGTGATTCAGAGTACAGCCGAGGACATCCAGGACCTGATACGGAGCAACCAACACCGAAGGGCGACCGAGGTATGGCGCAGTTTGGAGAGCATCATTCTGAACGAAACGTTCGGTATCGACTGCTACAACGTGCTGCTGCCGCAGAAGTTTGGTGGAGTCGAAAAGCGGAGTGTTGGCGATGACGACAGAGAAG ATCTCATAATCGGCGAAACCTCCCACTATCACCTCAACCCACCCCAAACAAAACTGGAACGTCTAATGCGAGGAACCGTCAGCGAAACCCTGCAAATCCCAGCACACGTCCGTTGGGGATCCCAACGGGAACAGGTCTTTGAAGCCATCGCGGAGGACTTTATGAAACCGGTTACTTCAACGGTGGAACTGCTGCTAAACAGCACCGACCTGGACGTTATCGTTTACACCGGCCAACTGGATCTGGTCGTTTGCACCCCCGGAACGGTTCGTTGGGTCGAGAATCTACGCTGGCCCGGACGGGAGGACTACCTGGCCGCACCAAGGGTGGGAATGGGATCGCTGGGGATTTTGGAGGGCTACGAGAAGCGTTTTGACCGTCTCGCGATGTACTGGATCAACAGGGCGGGACACATGGCACCAATTGATAACCCGAATGCTATGCAATACATTCTAGACAAACACGTCGGAGCATGA